ACCCGGCGCCCGGGGAAGTCGAACTTGGCGAAGGCGAAGGCCGCCAGCGAGTCGACGAACAGCACCAGGACGGTGGTGACCGACGCGACGACGATCGTGTTCAGCATCGACCCGAAGAAGTCGATGGTGTCGAGCACGTGCCGGACGTTCTCCAGGAGGTGGGATCCGAAGGTCAGCTTCGGCGGGCTCTTGTAGATGTCCTCGGTGGTGTTCGTCGCCATGACGATCGTCCACACGAACGGGAAGACCGAGATCAGGACGGCCAGGGCGAGGACGATGTGCGCGGTCAGGCCCTTGGGGCGCCGGGACCGCCTGGTGACCGCCGCGGTCATGACTTCCTCCCGCGCTGCACTACGCGCCAGTTGATGACGACCATGACCAGGATCAGGACGAAGAAGGCCCACACGATGGCCGCGCCGTAGCCGTAGTCGTTGTTGACGAAAGCGGACTGGTAGAAGTACAGCAGCGTGGTCAGGCCCGCCTGTCCGGGGCCGCCGAGGTTGGGGTTGGCGGCGTTGCTGCCGAACAGGACCTGGGGTTCGCTGAAGCTCTGCAGGCCGTTGATGGTCGAGATGACGACCGTGAACAGGATGATGGGCCGCATGATCGGCATGGTGATCTGGAAGAACGTCCGGACCGGCCCGGCGCCGTCCAGCTTGGCCGCCTCGTAGATCTGGGTCGGGATGGCCTGGAGACCGGCCAGGTAGATGATCATGTTGTAGCCGGTCCACATCCAGGTCATCAGCAGCGCGATGACCAGTTTGATCAGCCACGGGTTGCTCAGCCACGGGACCGGCGAGATGCCGACCATGCCCAGGATCGCGTTGACCAGGCCGAAGTTGTTGCTGAACACCGCGCCGAAGAAGATCGACACGGCGACGATCGAGGTGACGTTCGGGACGTAGAGGGCGATGCGGTAGAAGCCCTTGAAGCGGCGCACCGAATGCAGCAGCGTCGCCAGCACCAGGGCGCCGAACAGCGTGGGAACGGTGGACAGCACCCAGATCACCAGGGTGTTGCGGATCGACATCCAGAAGACCGGGTCGTCCCACAGGAACCGGAACTGGTCCAGCCCCACGAACTGCATGGTGCCCATGCCGTCCCAGCGCTGGAAGGCCAGGTACAGCGAGTAGAAGACCGGGAAGAACGAGAAGGTGAGGAAGATCAGGAAGAAGGGCGAGATCGCCAGGTACTGCCGCCAGTAGGACAGCACCCGGCGACGCGTCGGCCGCACGGCGCCCGCGGGTGGTGTGCGCCGCGGGCGGAAGCGGGCCGGGCCCGGCCCGCCCAGGTGCCGTGGCACCGCGGCGGGGCCGGTGACCGGAGGGGACGACACCTACTTCACCCCCTGTCGCCGGGCGATCTGCCTGGCCTGGGCGACCGCGTCCTTCCAGGCGTCGTCGGGCTTCACGCCCTTGGCCTCGATGCTGGTCAGCCCGGTCATGAAGGGGGCCATGACGGCGGCGTCGGCGGGTGCCTCGTAGGCGGCCGGGATGGCCTTGGCGGCCGGGCCGAAGACCTCGATGACCTTCTGACCGCCGAAGAAGGGGTCGCCGCCCGTCATGGCCGGCATGGAGTACGCGGCCGGCGCGGCGGGGAAGATCGCGGCGTCGGCGAAGCCGCGGGCGTCGTTCTCCGGGCTGAGGATCCAGCTGATGATCTTGAATGCCTCTTCGGGGTTCCGGCACTGCTTGGGCAGGGCCAGGTAGGAGCCGCCCTGGTTGGCCGGTCCGCCGGGCATCGCGCAGACCCGCCACTTGCCCTTGGTGGTCGGGGCCGCCTGCTCGATGTCCAGCGCGTGCCAGGCCGCACCGAGTTCGGTGGTCAGGCTCTTGCCGATGGCGGCGTTCCAGCTGTTGTCGTTGATCTTCGCGTCGAGGCCGAGGGTGTAGGGGCGGATCGCCGTGTTCCACGCGGCGCGGATGTGGTCCTGGTCGCCGATGAAGCGGTTGTCCCGGTCGATGAACCGCTCGGTGCCCTGCCCGACCGCCATGTTGAACACCGAGCTGATGTTGTTGACCAGGTAGGTGCCGGGCAGCTTCTTCCTCAGCTCGGTGCCGAGCGCGAAGTACTCCTCCCAGGTCCCGGCCCGGGCGGCGACCTTGTCGGGGTCGGTGGGCAGCCCGGCCTTGTCGAACAGGTCCGCGCGGTAGAAGAGCGCGGTGGGGCCGATGTCGATCGGGAAGCCGATCTGCTTGCCGTCCTCGGTCCGGGCGAGCTTGGTCTTCCAGTCCAGGTACTGGGACGAGACCTCCTTGAAGCCCAGGTCGTTCAGGTCGAGGAAGCGGTTCGCGTTGGGCAGGAAGGCCGCCATGTCCTCGCCCTTGATGCCGGTGATGTCGGGCACGGAGGTGCCGGCCGCGAGGGTGGTGGTGAGCTTCGACTTGAAGTCGCCGCCGATGGAGGCGACGGTCAGCTTCACGTCCTTGCTGAAGTGCGTCTTCGCCTCGGCGACCACCTTGTCGCTGAGCGCGCCGCCCCAGTACCACATGGTGAGGTTCTTGCCGTTCTTGCTGCCGGCCGAGCCCGATCCGCTGCCGCATGCGACGGTCAGGCCGGAGGCTGCCGCCGTGAGCGCGGCGGCCTGGAGGAAGCCTCTACGGGAAAGGTCCACGGGTCACTCCTGTTGTTGCTGTTCGACGTGCTGAGGGAATCGGGGGTCAGTGCCGCCGTTCGGAGGCGCCCGGACCTACGGGCATGAGGGGGGCCGGCGGGGTGACCGGCGCGTGGCGCACCGGAGGGCCGACGTTGGCCGGGATGCGGTCGGCCAGGAAGCCGTACGCCTGCCGGAGGCCGGGGTCCGTCAGCGAGCGCCACCAGCGGTCGACGCCGTACCAGCCGGGGGCCGCGAGGGCCCCGCCGTGGTGCCGGACGGACAGCCCGGCGGCGAGCACGGCGAACCGCAGCCGCTCCGCCAGCGGCCAGCCGCCGAGCGAGGCCGCGACGAAACTCGCGCCGAAGACGTCCCCGGCGCCCGTCGCGTCCAGGACGTCGGTGTCCAGGGCCGGGACCTCCGCGTACTCGCCGGTGATCTGGTCGACGGCGACGGCGCCGTCCCCGCCCCGCGTCACCACGGCGACGGGCACCAGCTCGGAGAGGGTGCCGAGCGCGGCCACCGCGCTGTCGGTGCGGGTGTAGGCCATCGCCTCGGCCTCGTTCGGGAGGAAGGCGTGGCACAGGGCCAGCTGCTCCAGGAGGGCCGTCGACCACTCCTGGGTGGGGTCCCAGCCGACGTCGGCGTAGATCAGGGTGCCGTTCGCGGCGGACTTGGCGAGCCACTCGCGGGGCTCGGCCTCCAGGTGCACCAGGGCGGTCCGCGCCTCGGGCGGGTCGCCCATCAGCACGTCCTGCGAGTACGGCGGCTCCTGCCCGTGGGTGAGCAGGGCCCGGTCCTGGCCGTAGGCGACGGAGACGGTGACCGGGGTCGGCCAGTCGTCCGCCGTGCGGGAGAGCGAGAGGTCGACGCCTTCCTGGTCGCACAGGACGTCGCGGCAGTGCTCGCCGTAGAAGTCGTCGCCGAACACCGTGGCGAGGGAGGTCTGCAGGCCGAAGCGGGAGGCGGCCACCGCGAGGTTCGCGATGCCGCCCGGGCCGCAGCCCATGCCCCTGGTCCAGATCTCCTCGCCCGGCGTGGGCGGCTTTGCGAGCCCCGTGAGGACGAGGTCGTAGAAGAGCAGCCCGGTCAGCAGCACATCGGGCCGGTCGTCGTCCACGGATGCGTCCTCTCGCTCGGGGCCTCGACGGAGATCGTCAAAACTCTTCATTTCGGTGAGCGGAATCGTGCGCCGATCGGAGAGATTGGTCAATACCCGAGCAGAAATGAGCATGGCATTGATTGAAGATGACGAGTAGTGTGCACCGCGTGCTGGCAGAACGACGACA
This genomic stretch from Streptomyces sp. Go-475 harbors:
- a CDS encoding carbohydrate kinase family protein, which translates into the protein MDDDRPDVLLTGLLFYDLVLTGLAKPPTPGEEIWTRGMGCGPGGIANLAVAASRFGLQTSLATVFGDDFYGEHCRDVLCDQEGVDLSLSRTADDWPTPVTVSVAYGQDRALLTHGQEPPYSQDVLMGDPPEARTALVHLEAEPREWLAKSAANGTLIYADVGWDPTQEWSTALLEQLALCHAFLPNEAEAMAYTRTDSAVAALGTLSELVPVAVVTRGGDGAVAVDQITGEYAEVPALDTDVLDATGAGDVFGASFVAASLGGWPLAERLRFAVLAAGLSVRHHGGALAAPGWYGVDRWWRSLTDPGLRQAYGFLADRIPANVGPPVRHAPVTPPAPLMPVGPGASERRH
- a CDS encoding extracellular solute-binding protein, producing the protein MDLSRRGFLQAAALTAAASGLTVACGSGSGSAGSKNGKNLTMWYWGGALSDKVVAEAKTHFSKDVKLTVASIGGDFKSKLTTTLAAGTSVPDITGIKGEDMAAFLPNANRFLDLNDLGFKEVSSQYLDWKTKLARTEDGKQIGFPIDIGPTALFYRADLFDKAGLPTDPDKVAARAGTWEEYFALGTELRKKLPGTYLVNNISSVFNMAVGQGTERFIDRDNRFIGDQDHIRAAWNTAIRPYTLGLDAKINDNSWNAAIGKSLTTELGAAWHALDIEQAAPTTKGKWRVCAMPGGPANQGGSYLALPKQCRNPEEAFKIISWILSPENDARGFADAAIFPAAPAAYSMPAMTGGDPFFGGQKVIEVFGPAAKAIPAAYEAPADAAVMAPFMTGLTSIEAKGVKPDDAWKDAVAQARQIARRQGVK
- a CDS encoding sugar ABC transporter permease, with the translated sequence MLSYWRQYLAISPFFLIFLTFSFFPVFYSLYLAFQRWDGMGTMQFVGLDQFRFLWDDPVFWMSIRNTLVIWVLSTVPTLFGALVLATLLHSVRRFKGFYRIALYVPNVTSIVAVSIFFGAVFSNNFGLVNAILGMVGISPVPWLSNPWLIKLVIALLMTWMWTGYNMIIYLAGLQAIPTQIYEAAKLDGAGPVRTFFQITMPIMRPIILFTVVISTINGLQSFSEPQVLFGSNAANPNLGGPGQAGLTTLLYFYQSAFVNNDYGYGAAIVWAFFVLILVMVVINWRVVQRGRKS